A window from Pangasianodon hypophthalmus isolate fPanHyp1 chromosome 16, fPanHyp1.pri, whole genome shotgun sequence encodes these proteins:
- the LOC113530554 gene encoding ly6/PLAUR domain-containing protein 8 yields MRTQVTLLLICMISSGALSLQCYPYFYDYTDYKYKPTNCTNRCASTTTSVDIYLISGVSGVTYSDWAYDFSCGSPEQCVNTSINIGVVKIANNTQCCTTNLCNNRTLPVMPQQPINGRKCYTCNENDCSRTLHCEGAEDRCITATVAQGPNVMSLKGCTTKNVCNTTLLRAHGLIITDVECCEGNLCNGAESFTLSFLLMIIPLLSSILFY; encoded by the exons ATGAGGACACAGGTTACACTGCTGCTCATCTGCATGATTTCCTCAGGAG CATTGTCTCTGCAATGTTATCCATATTTTTACGATTACACAGACTATAAGTATAAACCCACCAATTGCACCAATAGGTGTGCCAGTACAACCACTTCAGTGGACATCT atctcATAAGTGGTGTATCTGGTGTAACATACTCTGACTGGGCTTACGATTTTTCTTGCGGATCACCTGAGCAGTGTGTAAACACGAGTATAAATATCGGTGTGGTGAAAATCGCCAACAATACCCAATGCTGCACTACTAATCTCTGCAACAACAGAACCCTGCCAG ttATGCCACAGCAGCCCATCAATGGGAGAAAGTGTTATACCTGTAATGAGAATGACTGCTCTCGAACACTGCATTGTGAGGGAGCAGAAGATCGCTGTATCACTGCAACAG ttgctcaaggacccaatgTAATGTCCTTGAAAGGCTGCACAACCAAGAACGTCTGCAATACGACTCTACTAAGAGCACATGGACTCATCATAACAGATGTGGAGTGCTGTGAGGGGAATCTGTGTAACGGTGCTGAGAGCTTCACACTGAGTTTCCTCCTCATGATcatccctctgctctcctccatcctcttctACTGA
- the LOC113530553 gene encoding phospholipase A2 inhibitor NAI, with amino-acid sequence MELQVTLILSCLLFSTALALQCYQCISSPSGSCESTVTYCPDQCGSMTTTMNMGGTFMNISVKSCMAATQCINGSIHVMNQLTANIITECCTTDLCNTETPPVLMNETSNGQKCYTCVGENCTMDCQGGHCINTLETVDCVGNEDRCINMTVSAFGLTIAMEGCATKSVCDMAAVQEMMGLGADVQCCEGNLCNAAESFTLSFLLMLIPLLSSILFY; translated from the exons ATGGAGCTGCAGGTCACACTGATCCTCAGCTGCCTGCTTttctctacag CGCTGGCACTGCAGTGTTATCAGTGTATATCTAGTCCATCAGGAAGTTGTGAAAGCACGGTGACGTATTGTCCAGATCAGTGTGGCAGCATGACCACCACCATGAACATGG GTGGTACGTTTATGAACATCAGTGTAAAGTCTTGCATGGCTGCTACACAGTGCATCAACGGGAGTATACATGTGATGAATCAGCTAACAGCTAACATCATTACGGAGTGCTGCACTACCGACCTCTGCAACACGGAAACACCGCCAG TTCTGATGAATGAGACTTCCAATGGACAGAAGTGTTACACTTGTGTTGGAGAGAACTGCACCATGGATTGTCAGGGAGGTCACTGCATCAACACATTAG AAACTGTGGATTGTGTAGGAAATGAAGATCGCTGCATTAATATGACAG ttagTGCATTTGGACTTACAATAGCTATGGAAGGATGTGCAACCAAAAGTGTTTGTGACATGGCTGCAGTCCAGGAAATGATGGGATTAGGTGCAGATGTGCAGTGCTGTGAGGGGAATCTGTGTAACGCTGCTGAGAGCTTCACACTGAGTTTCCTCCTCATGCTcatccctctgctctcctccatcctcttctactga
- the LOC113530973 gene encoding E3 ubiquitin-protein ligase TRIM35, whose amino-acid sequence MAATSHLSEEEFLCPVCYDIFSNPVLLSCSHSLCKACLQRLWEIKESPECPVCRRKSSKPEPPLNLALKKLCESFLQSRHHRSSVPSDGLCKLHNEKLKLFCLEDQQPVCVVCQTSKRHKNHEFCPIDEVLYDIKEGLRAALDPLQKSQTHLETAKQNYNRAALHIKSQAQCMERQIKKEFEKLHQFLREEEAARIAALKQEEEQKSQRIQRKIDETNREIARLQDIIKKTEKEMDTGDVAFLQNVESTVKEVQRTTKIPETETNMLINVSKHISNLKIRVCVRMQEIFQYTSVTLDPNTAHSQLHVSDDLTTVEHRKQELPLPDNPERFDSVTCVLGCEGFKSGSHYWDVEVGDSNIWELGVIGESAPRKKNSFSNAVCSMSYNKGSYHTLCPGQTGDIFRAKDKPQRVRVHLDWNKGKVTFIDLITNTRLHTITHNFTERVFPFFYNSSPSRPMKILPIKQTAEVKPYI is encoded by the exons ATGGCTGCAACAAGCCATCTTTCGGAAGAAGAATTTTTATGTCCTGTTTGCTATGACATTTTCAGCAATCCTGTTCTACTCTCATGTAGCCATAGCCTGTGTAAAGCATGTCTGCAGCGGCTCTGGGAAATCAAAGAATCTCCAGAATGTCCAGTCTGTAGGAGAAAATCCTCTAAGCCTGAGCCTCCTCTGAACCTGGCGCTAAAGAAGCTGTGTGAATCGTTCTTACAGAGCCGCCATCACAGATCTTCAGTACCGTCCGACGGCCTCTGCAAGCTGCACAATGAGAAACTCAAACTCTTCTGTCTGGAAGATcagcagcctgtgtgtgtggtgtgtcagACCTCAAAGAGACACAAAAATCATGAGTTCTGCCCTATAGATGAAGTTCTGTATGACATTAAG GAAGGACTCAGGGCTGCCTTGGATCCTCTACAAAAGAGTCAGACACACTTGGAAACTGCTAAACAAAATTAcaacagagcagctttacacatTAAG AGTCAAGCCCAGTGCATGGAAAGACAGATAAAGAAGGAGTTTGAGAAGCTTCATCAGTTTCtaagagaagaagaagcagcaagGATAGCTGCACTAAAGCAAGAAGAGGAGCAAAAGAGTCAGAGGATACAGAGGAAGATTGACGAGACGAATCGTGAAATAGCCCGTCTTCAAGACATAATcaaaaaaacagagaaggaaATGGACACTGGGGATGTAGCATTCTTACAG AATGTCGAGTCCACAGTGAAAGA AGTTCAACGCACAACAAAGATTCCAGAGACTGAGACAAATATGCTGATCAATGTTTCTAAACACATTTCTAACCTGAAGATCAGAGTCTGTGTGAGAATGCAGGAGATCTTCCAATaca CTTCTGTTACTCTGGACCCCAACACTGCACATTCACAGCTCCATGTGTCTGACGATCTCACTACTGTTGAACACAGAAAACAGGAATTACCGCTGCCTGATAATCCGGAGCGATTCGATAGTGTTACATGTGTCCTGGGCTGTGAGGGCTTTAAATCAGGGTCGCACTACTGGGACGTCGAGGTTGGGGACAGTAACATCtgggaactgggtgtgattggAGAGTCTGCTCCAAGAAAGAAGAATTCCTTCTCTAATGCAGTGTGCAGCATGAGCTACAATAAAGGAAGTTACCACACGCTCTGTCCGGGACAAACAGGTGACATTTTCAGAGCTAAAGACAAACCGCAGAGGGTCAGAGTGCATCTGGACTGGAACAAGGGGAAAGTGACATTTATTGATCTTATAACCAATACACGCTtgcacactataacacacaatTTTACTGAGAGAGTGTTtccatttttctataacagctctcCATCTCGGCCTATGAAGATCTTACcaataaaacagacagcagaAGTAAAACCCTACATTTAA